The sequence CGTGGTTATCAAAGACCCATCGGTGAAAGAAAAACTGCAAACATCCTTTCCCCCAAAGGGAAATCCCGCAACCAAGTCTGTGGTGGCTGCACCGGTGGTTCTGGCCCTGTGTGCCAAGCTGAACAGTTCAGGATATTATAAAGAGATGGTAACTACAAAATTCGGTGACTGGTTTATGTTTGATCTTGGAATCGCTGCACAAACCCTCTGCCTTACCGCTCATGACCTGGGCCTGGGAACCGTAATCACAGGACTGTTTGACCATGACAAGGCAAAAGAAGTGATAAAAGTGCCCGAAGGCTACGAGCTGGTATCCATTATTCCCCTGGGGTATCCTGCCAAAAAATCTTCAGCTCCAAAGCGAAAAGAGGTGGCTGAGTTTATCCATTATGACGAATTTTAGTCTTTTCTCCCATTCTGGATAAGATTCTCCTTTTCCTTTGTTGTGGCCCTGAACGGCGCAATGTCACCAGGGCCACTTCATAGTTATACCACTTCTTTTTTCATTTTATAATGCCGGATGGCCGATCTCACCCCATTAATCATACTGACATTTCCCAAGCAAAAATATTTGATTAAATAATTCTCCTTTAGTTTTAGCGCCCTAACTATTTGTTTTTCTGTGTATCCTTTGCCCCAGAACTTGATGATGTTGCCATACAGCTCTTCTAGAAAGGCAAGTTTTTTTTCTACCCGCTTTTTCCCCTGTTCCTCTTTAGGGTAATGACTGCAAAGCAGCATATCAAAATCCAGTTTCAATATTTTCTTTAAAGATTTGATCTGGGTTCCCAAGTCTTCATCTGAACGGAAAAACTTGATTTTATCCGCCAGGTAAAGATCCCCTGAAAACAAAACACCCGCGTCTTTCAACAAATAGACGGTATGATCTTTTGAATGTCCCGGTGCATGAACAGGAACCATCTCCCCCCAAGCAGTCTCTATTTTTTGGGGAACAGGCTCTATTGTTAAAGGGGTTGTTTTTCCCCACACATATTTTTGATACGGCAGGATATTAAACGAGGCTTTCATTTTTTCCTTTGTCAACAAATGTCCAAATACCGTTGTGTCATAGCACTGCTTAATTGCGGCTGCATTGCCACTGTGGTCTTCATGATGATGGGTCAAAAAAATTCTTTTTATATTGTAGTCCCCTGCAATCTCAAGCGCTTCCTTTTGCATATGGGATTGTCCGCTATCCACCATCAGGTCGTCAAATATGTAACAATAAACCGTCAGCAAAGGCGGGCCAAACAGAGACCAGCCCAACTTAACTCCTGTGATTCCCTTAAAATCGTATTTTTTGCAAAATCTCATAATGCCCTTTTACTCAGTGCAATAAAGTAATTCTCAAAAATATGTTCCGTTTTAAATGAGGAAACTGTCTGAGTGTATTAGAAATCGTTAAGAAAGAACTTAAATGCAATATGGTTAATTTATTGTGGTCGTTGTCATACCGAAATTAATTATACTAAAGGCAGTGAGTTCTTTGTTTACGATTTCTTATATACGAGTTTCTCATCGTTTAAAACGGAATATATTTTTGAGAAACAGTATAAACTTAAAATTTGATGTTTTTATCCAGCTGTCAAGAATGATTCAATAAACTTTTCCATTTCGTTTTTACCAGCGTATATGGCAAAATGTCCATCGCACCGTATGTTCGCTTCAAGTGACAGCAGCAGTTCCCTGAAAATCTTAAGCCTTCAGTCTATCCACCTGAGTAGATACACTAAATGTAATATAAATCAAGAATAGATGCTCTGCATACTTTTCATGTCAATCTGCTTGATAAAATTTATACCGAAAACGCGTCTCTAAGAATGTTGTTCGCGTGCTCTGCCAACCCATAAACCTGTGTGCCCAAAAATTCCCCGGAAGCTGAGAAGAAGGAAACGTTGACTTAAAAACGAAAAATTAATAATAAAGAGGAAATCCTGGATGCTTGTCAAAAACTACTTAAATAAAAAGGAGACAGTCAAATGGTCAAGGAGATTGCCGCGCAAGAGCTCAACCCAAAAAACTTCATTGATGAGAAAGTCATAGAAATCCAACGAGTTGTTGGGGACGGAATAACGATTAATGCACTCTCGGGAGGTGTTGATTCGTCCACGGTCACGATGCTCGGTCATCGCGCCCTGGGAAACCGCCTTAAGACCGTGTTTATCGAAAACGGTCTGATGCGTGAGGGAGAGTCCGAAAAGGTGGTCGGTCTTTTTAAAAAGCTTGGCGTCACGGTTGATGTTGTTGATGCACAAAAAGAATTCTTTGCCGCACTCCAGGGAATCGCGGATCCGGAAGAGAAGCGCGAAGCGATTACCCAGACTTTTTACCGGGACGTATTCGGACGCCTCGTCAAGGAAAGTGGTGCAAAACATCTTCTCCAGGGAACCATATTGACAGATATTGACGAAACCGTTGCAGGGATAAAACGGCAACACAATGTTTTTGATCAGCTCGGAATCGACCCGAAAGAGTCTTTTGGCTATCACATCATCGAACCGCTCATTCAGCTTCGCAAAGACGGCGTGAGAAAGGTAGGTGAAGCCCTTGGGCTCCCGGCAGAAGCCTTTGACCGCATTCCATTCCCAGGCCCTGCACTCGCAGCACGTGTGATCGGTAAAATAACCCCGGAGCGTA comes from Thermodesulfobacteriota bacterium and encodes:
- a CDS encoding MBL fold metallo-hydrolase; amino-acid sequence: MRFCKKYDFKGITGVKLGWSLFGPPLLTVYCYIFDDLMVDSGQSHMQKEALEIAGDYNIKRIFLTHHHEDHSGNAAAIKQCYDTTVFGHLLTKEKMKASFNILPYQKYVWGKTTPLTIEPVPQKIETAWGEMVPVHAPGHSKDHTVYLLKDAGVLFSGDLYLADKIKFFRSDEDLGTQIKSLKKILKLDFDMLLCSHYPKEEQGKKRVEKKLAFLEELYGNIIKFWGKGYTEKQIVRALKLKENYLIKYFCLGNVSMINGVRSAIRHYKMKKEVV
- a CDS encoding nitroreductase family protein: MSDLFEIIRERRSVRKYEEKDIPEDILNQVLEAVRWAPSWANTQCWEIVVIKDPSVKEKLQTSFPPKGNPATKSVVAAPVVLALCAKLNSSGYYKEMVTTKFGDWFMFDLGIAAQTLCLTAHDLGLGTVITGLFDHDKAKEVIKVPEGYELVSIIPLGYPAKKSSAPKRKEVAEFIHYDEF
- a CDS encoding asparagine synthase-related protein; its protein translation is MVKEIAAQELNPKNFIDEKVIEIQRVVGDGITINALSGGVDSSTVTMLGHRALGNRLKTVFIENGLMREGESEKVVGLFKKLGVTVDVVDAQKEFFAALQGIADPEEKREAITQTFYRDVFGRLVKESGAKHLLQGTILTDIDETVAGIKRQHNVFDQLGIDPKESFGYHIIEPLIQLRKDGVRKVGEALGLPAEAFDRIPFPGPALAARVIGKITPERIETVRKATAVVERLLKDTGAFQYMAILHKDRVTGMRDGLRDFGQQIEVRCWESIDARVATPSPLSYKILEELAAEVMTSGPAGGLHKAL